TAGAAAACGATATCACTATGTGCGGATATGGACCAGTTATGACATTGATTGAAGCTGTTAAAAAGTTAGGATGCAGAGATGTTAAGCTGCTTAAATATGCTACGTCAGGCGATATCACAGGCGATTACAGTAGTGTAGTAGCCTATGCTAGCTTAGTATTTCTCAAGGAATAATAGAATTTAATCCAAATTTAATTGAAAAGGTTTATCTTTTGCTATCCTATTTCTAAAAGGAGCGGGTATGTCGATAGAGAATAGAAAAAGAGACCATGTTGTCATCTCGATTGACAAAAACGTAGAAAGTGACATTCCGGCCATGTTTCAAGATGTGCTTCTCATACACGATGCCGCACCTGAAATCGATCTAGATGAGATAGAATTGGAGGTTCATTTTTTAGGAAACAGATTATCAGCACCAATAATAGTTGCTGGAATGACCGGAGGTTTTCCTTTAGCGAAGCAGATTAACGCGGCTATCGCAGAAGCTGTGGAAAAACTAGGGATAGGCATGGGAGTAGGCAGTCAAAGAGTGGCACTGATAGATCCGCAATTGGAGGATACGTTCTCTATCGTTAGGGAAAAAGCTCCTACAGCATTTGTGATAGGTAATATCGGAGCAAGCCAGGTCAATGCAGATTTAACTATGGGAGATCTAGAAAAAATTATAGAAATGGTGAATGCTAATGCTCTAGCAATACACTTAAATCCTCTGCAGGAAGCTGTTCAGTTAGAGGGTGAGCCTAATTTTAAGGGATTTTTAAGTAAAGCTAAGGAAGTAATTGAAAAATGTAAAATTCCAGTAATTGCGAAAGAAACAGGGGCTGGAATATCGAAAGAAACGGCTTTAAAGCTGATAAATGCGGGATTTAAAGCGATAGATATAGGTGGACTAGGAGGCACGTCCTTTTCTAAAGTTGAATACTATAGAGCTTTGAACTCTGGTATGGACGAATTGGCGGAAAT
This genomic stretch from Thermoproteales archaeon harbors:
- a CDS encoding type 2 isopentenyl-diphosphate Delta-isomerase, which translates into the protein MSIENRKRDHVVISIDKNVESDIPAMFQDVLLIHDAAPEIDLDEIELEVHFLGNRLSAPIIVAGMTGGFPLAKQINAAIAEAVEKLGIGMGVGSQRVALIDPQLEDTFSIVREKAPTAFVIGNIGASQVNADLTMGDLEKIIEMVNANALAIHLNPLQEAVQLEGEPNFKGFLSKAKEVIEKCKIPVIAKETGAGISKETALKLINAGFKAIDIGGLGGTSFSKVEYYRALNSGMDELAEIGKTFSNWGIPTVLSIIEVRSVSNIPLIATGGIRNGVDIAKALRLGADLAAVGRPVIQAAVREGSKGVERYLKRLIKELKIAMFLTGSKNINDLRKKPVVLSTKILEWIKQRKLRIP